In a single window of the Gadus chalcogrammus isolate NIFS_2021 chromosome 20, NIFS_Gcha_1.0, whole genome shotgun sequence genome:
- the ranbp2 gene encoding E3 SUMO-protein ligase RanBP2 isoform X1, which produces MRRSKAEVDRYISSVHSSSPSLKEKPIKGFLFAKLYFEAKEYELAKRHVSEYLKIQERDPKAHKFLGQLFEKEGEVDKAVGCYKRSVDLNPAQKDLVLKVAELLCSKDPTDSRADFWVEKANKLLPGNPAVFNLKEKLLSRQGQQGWNRLFDLLQSELAVRPADVHVNIKLVELYSKDGRLDEAVKHCLSHENKGQLRKSLDWNSVVADTLQEYLAQPGVSNNEKLCRRLKGELLLAHCNLLRLKLSVSGVLPALDALRSFDEAMRSVSATAGGQTDELCEVFGEMRAHLYLHTGTLLLKMAQEREQNWRAVTDLATLCFLLSYQVPRPKLKLTKGDQLAPQLLELMANDRQSQAGHMLLNLSSDPGALITEVVEAFGNRIGQGSLFELLFGEQSSTSASFMANDDFGSINTQVPEFSQLAKWDNGSIMLHGGDLQHLSWLGLQWTLLAQRPALRDWLKQLFPRLNLETSKLDTNAPESISLLDLEVFVCGVVFCCHSQLQETAKISCVGQQPLSEPRCLPLPLLRSLSTDRQREWWDAIYSLIHKQALTGTSAKLRMVVQHGLSSLRAGEKHGLQPALAISWAQHLSQMGMEVNSYYDQKEYIGRSVHYWKAALPLLDKIKNRRSIPEPLDPLFIHFSNRDIQISIVKGYEEEAMIGFASLLDVEGKTEEAISTLETINNVSSSWHLARIYQRLSEEAGSGVEETQDRCIMFLKKFRTYLSKIYHSDDLEQLPISMEEVMDLLNEVNQQLEEIGEIAEEKEEKGGARRAPTRSTPETTATFSRINFPTTSPNKSTVSPSKIHLMSPKTPPHWVEDQKSLLQMLCQQVEALKNEVHDLKHNSSGNLGSPHHQMYGDSYGADGLQEPYTPVPSFQAPQLTDATTGQSGYYNQSPVYNSQYPPRTSANVTPTKGSMYNMNRMPPQPHMYSYQQPNHTPPMQPALPCVYPPQEQVFGAPLRFESPATNLLSPYSEEHYSRGLTQPTTNLPLPEPGYFTKPSPVTVQPKSIEGKAMDFGKISFGQIALTDIPKVPSLVAGPTSQTAQSSDFKFNSNNFKSNDGDFTFSASPAKHSESLLGLLTSDISTKTDFEQKPGTQDQSTSQGSIFTFGTKNLSGFSFASATTNTGIPGAFEKVEKPFSFGDVNKPIDEVEKQPQVEQNQPLESDNDSTQLEDDDDGPHFEPIVPLPDKIDVKTGEEEEQELFCNRAKLYRFEMETKEWKERGIGNIKILKHNISGKVRILMRREQVLKICANHYINADTLLKPNAGSDKSWVWNAIDYADEQPKPEQLAIRFKTAEEAMLFKTKFDEAQQNVPKSPTKHCLQEKRDVGYKLNETKSSFGAQFALKDGEWDCNVCYVRNKPKDIQCVACQTKNPQTVSEPEGTTVTDSKPPPPLGGPTAASSFTFKFGTESSKNSSSTPFSGFGAFGSSNPPFSFVTSGQTLADTGTSAFGAQFNKKQGQWDCDACYVRNESASNSCVACQAPHSSTASGVKKTSETAGPPPDPAAAPTTESQSSAFGSSFGSQFGMKAGQWDCDACYVRNESSSTSCVACQTPQASAAAVVSGTFGPPAQMAAGPTSKPQSSAFGSSFGSQFGMKQGQWDCDACYVRNEFSSKSCVACQTPQPSAASVVSQTAGPPAQMAAAPTSKPQSSAFGSSFGSQFGMKQGQWDCDACYVRNESSSTSCVACQTPQASAASVITEKAGPPTQMKAAPTTKPLSSAFGSNFGGQFGMKPGQWDCDACYVRNESSSKICVACQTLNPLSKTTSPTAKAPCPTSSLGAMFAKKVGEWDCDTCLVRNNASVSQCLSCQTANPNQSTSGPGTSIGISSSTFSFSFGDKTASSQSAVTTLTSGFGSSNGSSFKFGVPHSEIPVTTASSFSFALPIQAGGFKFGAQETTNVVSAMKTGPVTASTVLKNLADQHKETMSTQSIDGTKEDENALFTGRHDAFSFAALATSSSGDFQFGQNDPSFKGFSRAGENLFSSNQGSPSKVGSSAAQEEEDMYKTEENDDIQFEPVVQLPEKVDLVTGEEEEQVLYSQRVKLFRFDTGLSQWKERGLGVLKFLKNASNGRLRVLMRREQVLKVCANHWITTTMNLKPLAGSDKAWMWLANDFSDGDARLEQLAAKFKTPELASEFKQKFEECQRLLLDIPLQTPHKLVDTGRTAHLIQKAEEMKTGLKDLKCFLTDGKTKLCDESAANLTPSSNVMGLTVKPHTEGTGPTLEWDNYDLRGEPLDDSADTSVYASPLASSPVRKNLFRFGESTSGFSFSFQPGISPSKSPAKLNQSGVSVGTDDEQDSTQDEDKDGQYFEPIVPLPDLVEISTGEENEQVVFNHRAKLYRYDKDLNQWKERGIGEIRILQNFDTRRVRLIMRRDQVLKICCNHWITTAMKLEMMKGSEKAWVWSALDFTDAKDGRVEQLAVRFKLQDVANSFKEVFEKAKNAQDSETPMTPVTSRVATPQETMPAMTTPTQVCGKEAIAILEEAIKERTDLISDSQPLTAITCSPSNPMKMVVSPPKFVFGTDTLQKIFGPTKSSPEPEINSSNSRTEDNLNVSQSSASPAFKIPEKGLDFRLFKDNPMAFWTTTSSFQFESPVPSSAEGSSENWVSDVEVVYMREPTPEQAALAKSLLLPLTFFCYKNEPSYTSDDETDDEDYESAVNSLNGKLYPDPTERGATASDDPDCQVVWEKKPTPEEEEKAKSLQLPPTFFCELGTSDSEGDKAEEFETEVRKVQEALIADVKSSTGASETLPSGQLSGTEDAGSTRDAVSTGDAVSTGDAVCTEDAVCTEDAVCTEDAVCTEGAVSTEGAVSTKGAVSTEGAVCTEDAVSTLAQGEAISDQASEAQNTVPSNGCPIDLSTKKSKDSDSTVDAATPSLANIFSTTSQDINFGFNTLGGGSFSFAELAQNTGDGEYAFGSRDTNFSWANAGASVFGGAAKPKKNGEEGEGDEGEAADEVDIHFEPIVSLPEVETKSGEEDEEILFKERTKLYRWDRGLNQWKERGVGDIKILYHPAKGTYRVIMRREQVLNVCANHIITPIMELKPMNSSANALVWTTTDYAEGNASVEQLAAKFKNADLAEKFKKTFLECQQRLSQPSEDATLQTLSRAQEHSRDTNPRVFLTLAADDETLGTIGVELYSHAVPKTAENFRVLCTGGKGFGLKNSIFHRVIPNFMCQGGDFTNHDGTGGKSIYGGQFEDENFDIRHTGPGLLSMANRGRDTNNSQFFITLKKAEHLDFKHVVFGWVHEGMEVVRAMAELGSASGKSSKKISIVDCGQVS; this is translated from the exons cgGTCAGTGGACCTGAACCCAGCACAGAAGGACCTGGTTCTGAAGGTGGCTGAGTTGCTGTGCAGTAAGGATCCAACTGACAGCAGGGCAGATTTCTGGGTGGAGAAGGCCAACAAGCTACTCCCTGGTAACCCAGCTGTCTTCAACCTCAAG GAGAAGCTGCTCAGCCGTCAGGGCCAACAGGGATGGAACCGCCTTTTCGATCTTCTGCAGTCTGAGTTAGCGGTGCGCCCAGCCGATGTCCACGTCAACATAAAGCTGGTTGAGCTGTACTCTAAAGATGGCCGCCTGGACGAGGCTGTGAAGCACTGCTTGAGCCATGAGAATAAGGGCCAGCTACGCAAAAGTCTGGATTGGAACTCCGTGGTGGCCGACACACTGCAG GAATACCTGGCCCAGCCCGGTGTCTCCAACAATGAAAAGCTATGTCGTCGCCTTAAAGGAGAGCTGCTTCTGGCCCACTGCAACCTGTTGAGACTCAAACTATCAGTCAGTGGAGTGCTGCCCGCACTTGATGCCCTGAGAAG ttttgATGAAGCCATGCGGTCTGTGAGTGCCACAGCAGGTGGCCAGACAGACGAGCTGTGCGAGGTGTTTGGAGAAATGCGAGCTCACCTTTACCTGCACACTGGTACCCTCCTACTGAAAATGGCCCAAGAGCGTGAGCAGAACTGGAGAGCTGTGACCGACTTGGCCACCCTCTGCTTCCTGTTGTCTTACCAG GTGCCCAGACCAAAGCTTAAACTTACTAAAGGAGATCAGTTGGCACCCCAGCTGTTGGAGCTGATGGCCAACGATAGACAGAGCCAGGCTGGGCACATGCTGCTCAACCTCAGCTCGGACCCAGGGGCATTAATCACCGAG gTGGTGGAAGCGTTTGGTAATCGCATCGGGCAGGGCTCTCTTTTTGAGCTCCTGTTTGGAGAGCAGTCCTCCACAAGTGCCTCCTTCATGGCCAATGATGACTTCGGTTCCATCAACACTCAAGTCCCAGAATTTTCCCAGCTGGCTAAGTGGGACAATG GTTCCATCATGCTCCATGGAGGAGACTTGCAGCACCTGAGCTGGCTGGGCCTGCAGTGGACCTTGTTGGCCCAGAGGCCAGCCCTTCGAGATTGGCTCAAGCAGCTCTTCCCAAGACTCAACCTGGAAACATCCAAGCTTGACACCAATGCTCCCGAGTCCATCTCCCTGCTGGACCTGGAG gtgtttgtgtgcggggtGGTGTTCTGCTGCCATAGCCAGCTCCAGGAGACTGCTAAGATCAGCTGTGTCGGCCAGCAGCCACTCAGCGAGCCCCGatgccttcctcttcctctactccGCTCCCTGTCCACTGATCGGCAGAGGGAGTGGTGGGATGCCATCTACAGTCTCATCCATAAACAAGCCCT AACTGGCACGTCAGCCAAGCTGCGTATGGTTGTGCAGCATGGTCTGAGTTCACTCAGAGCAGGAGAGAAACACGGCTTGCAGCCAGCACTCGCTATTTCCTGGGCTCAACATCTCAGCCAGATG GGCATGGAGGTGAACTCGTACTATGACCAGAAGGAATACATTGGCCGTAGTGTCCACTACTGGAAGGCTGCTCTTCCTCTCTTGGACAAGATCAAAAACAGGCGAAGCATACCAGAACCCCTTGACCCCCTCTTCATTCATTTCTCCAACAGAGATATCCAg ATCTCAATTGTGAAGGGCTATGAGGAAGAAGCCATGATAGGATTTGCATCTCTCTTGGACGTAGAGGGTAAGACGGAAGAAGCCATTTCCACCCTGGAAACGATCAATAACGTGTCATCTTCCTGGCATCTTGCACGG ATCTACCAAAGGCTGTCAGAGGAGGCAGGCAGTGGGGTAGAGGAGACACAAGACCGCTGTATCATGTTCCTCAAGAAGTTCAGAACTTACCTGTCGAAGATCTACCATTCAGATGACCTGGAGCAG CTGCCGATATCCATGGAAGAGGTGATGGACCTCTTGAATGAGGTGAATCAGCAGCTGGAAGAGATTGGTGAGATtgcagaggagaaagaggagaagggaggggccCGAAGAGCACCAACCCGGTCCACACCAGAAACTACCGCAACTTTCTCCCGCATCAACTTCCCGACCACGTCGCCTAATAAAAGCACAGTTTCTCCCTCCAAAATACACCTG ATGTCTCCTAAGACACCACCGCATTGGGTCGAGGATCAGAAGTCTCTGCTACAGATGCTCTGCCAGCAAGTAGAAGCTCTCAAA AATGAGGTCCACGATCTGAAGCACAATTCTAGTGGGAACCTTGGCTCCCCTCATCATCAGATGTATGGGGACAGCTATGGAGCCGACGGCCTACAAGAGCCCTACACCCCGGTACCGTCCTTTCAAGCACCACAATTAACAG ATGCTACCACAGGGCAGTCTGGGTACTACAACCAGTCTCCAGTTTATAACTCTCAATATCCACCTCGCACATCAGCAAATGTGACCCCCACAAAG GGTTCCATGTACAACATGAATCGTATGCCCCCACAACCGCATATGTATTCCTACCAGCAGCCGAACCACACACCACCAATGCAACCTGCACTGCCCTGCGTCTACCCCCCACAAGAACAAGTTTTCGGTGCACCTCTTCGCTTTGAGTCACCAGCAACCAACCTTCTCTCGCCGTATAGTGAGGAACATTACAGCCGTGGTTTAACTCAGCCAACAACCAACCTGCCCCTTCCTGAGCCTGGTTACTTTACCAAACCCTCTCCGGTTACCGTTCAACCAAAGAGCATTGAGGGGAAAGCAATGGATTTTGGGAAAATCTCTTTTGGCCAAATAGCTTTGACTGACATCCCAAAGGTTCCTAGTCTTGTTGCTGGGCCAACTAGTCAAACTGCACAATCTTCAGATTTCAAATTCAACTCTAATAATTTCAAATCCAACGACGGCGACTTTACCTTCTCTGCTTCTCCAGCCAAGCACAGTGAGAGTCTGCTTGGTCTGCTGACTTCGGATATTTCCACTAAAACAGACTTTGAGCAGAAGCCTGGGACTCAGGATCAATCCACTAGCCAAGGGAGCATCTTCACATTTGGAACTAAAAATCTTTCTGGGTTCAGTTTCGCAAGTGCAACAACAAACACTGGAATTCCAGGCGCATTTGAAAAAGTTGAGAAGCCATTTAGTTTTGGGGATGTCAACAAGCCTATAGATGAAGTTGAAAAGCAACCTCAAGTCGAGCAAAATCAGCCACTGGAAAGTGACAATGACAGCACCCAGttagaggatgatgatgatggtcctCATTTTGAACCAATTGTACCTCTGCCCGATAAGATAGATGTCAAAACAGGTGAGGAAGAAGAACAGGAATTGTTCTGTAATAGGGCCAAGTTGTACCGTTTCGAAATGGAGACAAAGGAGTGGAAAGAGCGGGGTATTGGAAATATAAAGATTTTAAAGCATAACATTTCAGGAAAGGTGCGAATCTTAATGAGGAGAGAACAAGTCCTTAAGATCTGTGCCAACCACTATATCAACGCTGATACCCTACTTAAACCCAATGCTGGCTCAGATAAGTCATGGGTCTGGAATGCCATTGATTATGCAGATGAGCAGCCCAAACCTGAACAACTAGCCATCCGTTTCAAAACTGCGGAGGAGGCAATGCTTTTCAAAACAAAGTTTGATGAAGCTCAACAAAATGTGCCCAAGTCACCAACAAAGCATTGCTTGCAGGAAAAGAGAGACGTGGGCTATAAACTGAATGAAACCAAATCATCATTTGGAGCCCAGTTTGCACTTAAGGATGGGGAATGGGACTGCAATGTTTGCTATGTGCGAAACAAGCCCAAAGATATTCAATGTGTAGCTTGTCAGACCAAAAATCCACAAACTGTGTCAGAACCAGAAGGAACGACAGTCACTGACTCcaaaccaccacccccacttgGAGGACCAACAGCAGCAAGTAGCTTCACTTTCAAATTTGGCACTGAGTCTTCAAAGAATAGTTCTAGCACTCCATTTTCAGGATTTGGGGCATTCGGTTCTTCTAATCCTCCATTTTCATTTGTTACCAGTGGTCAAACCCTGGCCGATACTGGAACCAGTGCATTTGGAGCTCAGTTTAATAAGAAGCAAGGTCAATGGGACTGTGATGCATGTTATGTAAGAAATGAGTCGGCCTCAAACAGTTGTGTTGCCTGTCAAGCACCTCATTCCTCAACAGCATCAGGTGTCAAAAAAACATCAGAAACCGCTGGTCCACCTCCAGACCCAGCAGCTGCCCCAACCACCGAGTCTCAGAGCTCTGCGTTTGGCTCGAGTTTCGGAAGCCAATTTGGGATGAAGGCAGGTCAATGGGACTGTGATGCATGTTATGTAAGAAATGAGTCATCATCGACGAGTTGTGTTGCCTGTCAAACTCCTCAGGCCTCAGCAGCTGCCGTTGTCTCAGGAACATTCGGTCCACCTGCACAAATGGCTGCTGGCCCAACCAGCAAGCCCCAGAGCTCTGCGTTTGGATCGAGTTTCGGTAGCCAATTTGGGATGAAACAAGGTCAATGGGACTGTGATGCATGTTATGTGAGAAATGAGTTCTCATCCAAGAGTTGCGTTGCCTGTCAAACCCCTCAGCCCTCAGCAGCATCAGTTGTCTCTCAAACAGCAGGCCCACCTGCACAAATGGCAGCTGCCCCAACCAGCAAGCCCCAGAGCTCTGCGTTTGGATCGAGTTTTGGTAGCCAATTTGGGATGAAACAAGGTCAATGGGACTGTGATGCATGTTATGTGAGAAATGAGTCCTCATCGACGAGTTGTGTCGCCTGTCAAACTCCTCAGGCCTCAGCAGCATCAGTTATCACAGAAAAAGCAGGGCCACCTACCCAAATGAAAGCTGCCCCAACCACCAAGCCTCTGAGCTCTGCGTTTGGCTCGAATTTCGGTGGCCAATTTGGGATGAAACCAGGACAGTGGGACTGTGATGCATGTTATGTAAGAAATGAGTCCTCATCCAAGATTTGTGTTGCCTGTCAAACTTTGAATCCCTTATCCAAAACGACTTCCCCTACAGCTAAAGCACCATGCCCTACTTCATCACTGGGAGCCATGTTTGCTAAGAAAGTTGGGGAGTGGGACTGTGACACTTGTTTGGTCAGGAACAATGCGTCGGTCAGTCAATGTTTGTCCTGTCAGACGGCTAATCCTAACCAAAGTACTAGTGGCCCTGGTACTTCAATAGGCATCAGTAGCTCAACATTTAGCTTTAGTTTTGGAGATAAAACTGCATCGAGTCAATCAGCTGTAACTACCTTAACTTCTGGCTTTGGTAGCAGCAACGGTTCTTCCTTTAAGTTTGGAGTGCCCCATTCAGAAATTCCTGTTACTACTGCTTCAAGCTTTTCATTTGCATTGCCCATCCAAGCTGGGGGATTCAAGTTTGGGGCTCAAGAAACTACAAATGTAGTATCTGCGATGAAAACTGGACCAGTGACTGCTTCTACAGTCCTCAAAAACTTAGCGGaccaacacaaagaaacaatGTCTACACAATCTATTGATGGAACTAAGGAAGACGAAAATGCACTATTTACTGGTAGGCATGATGCATTCAGTTTTGCAGCCTTGGCCACCTCTTCCAGTGGGGACTTTCAATTTGGCCAGAATGATCCCTCTTTTAAGGGCTTCTCTCGTGCTGGCGAAAATCTGTTTTCATCCAACCAGGGGTCTCCAAGCAAGGTAGGCTCTTCAGCTgcccaggaagaggaggacatgtACAAGACGGAGGAGAATGATGACATACAGTTTGAACCTGTTGTTCAGTTGCCGGAAAAGGTTGATCTGGTcacgggagaggaggaagagcaggttCTGTACTCCCAGCGTGTTAAGCTGTTTCGTTTTGATACCGGCCTAAGCCAATGGAAAGAACGGGGCTTGGGTGTCCTCAAATTTCTCAAAAATGCTTCTAATGGCAGACTCAGAGTTTTAATGAGAAGAGAGCAGGTCCTGAAGGTATGTGCAAACCACTGGATCACCACCACAATGAATCTCAAGCCTCTAGCAGGGTCAGACAAAGCATGGATGTGGTTAGCAAATGATTTCTCGGATGGAGATGCTAGACTAGAACAACTAGCAGCCAAGTTCAAAACACCAGAGCTAGCATCGGAGTTCAAGCAAAAGTTTGAAGAGTGCCAGAGACTCCTACTAGATATCCCATTGCAGACACCACACAAGCTTGTTGATACTGGCAGAACAGCCCATCTCATTCAGAAAGCTGAGGAAATGAAGACTGGTTTAAAAGATTTAAAATGTTTCCTGACCGATGGGAAAACTAAACTCTGTGATGAAAGCGCAGCAAACCTCACACCATCTAGCAATGTGATGGGGCTGACCGTGAAGCCCCACACTGAAGGCACAGGTCCTACTTTGGAATGGGATAACTATGATCTTAGAGGAGAACCTTTAGATGACTCTGCTGACACTTCTGTATATGCTTCTCCTCTAGCAAGCAGTCCCGTTAGAAAGAACCTATTTCGATTTGGAGAATCCACCAGTGGTTTTAGCTTCAGTTTTCAGCCTGGCATCAGCCCTTCCAAGTCTCCTGCTAAGCTCAATCAGAGCGGAGTGTCAGTGGGCACTGATGATGAGCAAGATTCAACTCAAGATGAGGACAAAGATGGTCAGTACTTTGAACCCATTGTACCCTTGCCTGATCTTGTGGAGATTTCCACAGGAGAGGAAAATGAGCAGGTGGTCTTCAATCACAGGGCTAAACTGTACCGTTACGACAAAGACCTTAACCAATGGAAGGAGAGGGGCATCGGAGAAATCAGGATCCTGCAGAACTTTGACACTAGACGAGTGAGGCTTATCATGAGACGAGATCAGGTGCTCAAGATTTGTTGCAACCACTGGATTACAACAGCAATGAAGCTAGAAATGATGAAAGGATCTGAGAAGGCCTGGGTGTGGAGTGCTTTAGACTTTACTGATGCTAAAGATGGCAGAGTTGAACAATTGGCTGTGAGGTTCAAACTACAGGATGTAGCAAATTCATTCAAAGAGGTATTTGAGAAGGCCAAAAATGCACAGGATAGTGAGACACCAATGACCCCAGTGACTTCAAGAGTGGCCACTCCTCAGGAAACAATGCCAGCCATGACTACACCTACACAAGTATGTGGAAAAGAAGCGATTGCCATCCTGGAAGAAGCCATTAAAGAGCGCACAGACCTGATTTCCGACAGTCAGCCATTGACAGCTATAACTTGCAGCCCTTCAAACCCTATGAAGATGGTGGTTTCTCCCCCCAAGTTTGTCTTTGGTACAGATACCCTCCAAAAAATCTTTGGCCCAACCAAGTCTTCTCCAGAGCCCGAAATAAATTCATCTAACTCCAGGACCGAAGATAACCTCAATGTGTCCCAGTCATCTGCATCCCCTGCATTCAAAATCCCAGAGAAAG GATTGGATTTTAGGCTTTTCAAAGATAATCCAATGGCTTTTTGGACCACCACATCGTCCTTCCAATTTGAGTCCCCAG TACCCAGTTCTGCTGAAGGAAGTAGTGAAAATTGGGTCTCTGATGTTGAGGTGGTGTACATGAGGGAGCCTACGCCTGAGCAGGCAGCGTTGGCCAAGAGTTTACTTCTGCCACTGACTTTCTTCTGCTACAAGAACGAACCAAGCTACACCAGCGACGATGAAACTGATG ATGAAGACTATGAATCTGCTGTGAACTCCTTAAACGGAAAGCTCTACCCTGACCCAACGGAGAGAGGAGCCACAGCATCTGATG ATCCAGACTGCCAGGTGGTCTGGGAGAAGAAGCCTAcgccagaagaggaggagaaggcaaaGAGCCTACAACTCCCCCCAACCTTCTTCTGTGAACTGGGCACCAGTGATTCAGAGGGAGACAAGGCTGAGGAGTTTGAGACAGAGGTCCGCAAAGTACAAGAGGCACTG ATTGCCGATGTGAAGTCTTCCACTGGTGCTTCAGAGACGCTGCCTTCAGGCCAGCTGTCCGGCACGGAGGATGCAGGCAGCACAAGGGATGCAGTCAGCACAGGGGACGCAGTCAGCACAGGGGACGCAGTCTGCACCGAGGACGCAGTCTGCACCGAGGACGCAGTCTGCACCGAGGACGCAGTCTGCACCGAGGGCGCAGTCAGCACCGAGGGCGCAGTCAGCACCAAGGGCGCAGTCAGCACCGAGGGCGCAGTCTGCACCGAGGATGCAGTCAGCACCTTGGCACAAGGGGAGGCAATCTCTGATCAGGCATCCGAGGCCCAGAATACTGTCCCAAGCAACGGTTGTCCCATCGATCTCTCAACAAAGAAAAGCAAAGATTCAGACTCGACTGTTGATGCTGCAACTCCTTCACTTGCCAATATCTTCAGCACTACTAGTCAAG ACATCAACTTCGGCTTTAACACGCTCGGAGGCGGAAGCTTCTCCTTCGCAGAACTTGCACAAAACACTGGAGATGGAGAATATGCCTTTGGATCGAGAG ACACCAACTTCTCCTGGGCAAATGCTGGAGCCTCTGTGTTTGGTGGTGCAGCCAAACCGAAGAAGAATggcgaggagggggaaggggatgaAGGGGAGGCTGCTGATGAAGTGGACATTCACTTCGAGCCCATAGTGTCTCTGCCAGAG GTGGAGACCAAGTCGGGTGAGGAGGACGAGGAAATCCTGTTCAAGGAGCGCACCAAGCTGTACCGCTGGGACCGCGGGCTCAACCAGTGGAAGGAGCGCGGCGTGGGAGACATAAAGATCCTCTACCACCCCGCCAAGGGCACCTACCGCGTCATCATGAGGAGAGAGCAGGTGCTGAACGTGTGCGCCAATCACATCATCACACCCATCATGGAGCTCAAGCCCATGAACTCGTCAGCCAACGCTCTGGTCTGGACCACCACCGACTATGCAG agggAAATGCTAGTGTGGAGCAGCTGGCAGCCAAGTTCAAGAACGCAGACCTAGCTGAAAAATTCAAGAAGACCTTTTTGGAGTGTCAGCAGCGGTTGAGTCAGCCCAGTGAGGACGCCACCTTGCAGACGTTGTCCCGAGCCCAGGAACATTCCCGGGACACCAATCCCCGGGTTTTCCTGACCCTCGCCGCTGATGACGAGACCCTCGGCACCATCGGCGTTGAACTGTATTCCCACGCTGTCCCAAAGACGGCAGAAAACTTCCGGGTGCTCTGCACGGGAGGCAAGGGCTTTGGTCTGAAAAACTCCATCTTCCACAGGGTTATACCCAACTTCATGTGTCAG GGAGGTGACTTCACAAACCACGATGGAACCGGCGGAAAGTCCATCTACGGTGGACAGTTTGAAGATGAGAACTTTGACATCCGACACACGGGCCCGGGCCTCCTGTCCATGGCGAACCGCGGTCGGGACACAAACAACTCCCAGTTCTTCATCACTCTGAAGAAGGCCGAGCATCTGGACTTTAAACACGTGGTGTTTGGCTGGGTTCACGAGGGCATGGAGGTGGTGCGGGCGATGGCTGAGCTGGGCTCTGCGTCCGGCAAGTCCAGCAAGAAGATAAGCATTGTGGACTGTGGACAGGTTTCATAG